Proteins encoded together in one Shewanella acanthi window:
- the serA gene encoding phosphoglycerate dehydrogenase translates to MAKHSLDKDKIKILLLEGVHQSAVDVFERAGYSNIEYHKASLGDEALLEAIKDAHFVGIRSRTQLTADVLKRAEKLIAIGCFCIGTNQVDLATAESLGIPVFNAPFSNTRSVAELVLGEIIMLMRGIPERNAIAHRGGWMKTAAGSYEVRGKTLGVIGYGHIGTQLGILAETLGMRVVFFDIEDKLPLGNAQQIHSLEQLLGMADVISLHVPETAQTKDMISTAEFAAMRKGSIFINASRGTVVDIDALTVAIKERHLAGAAIDVFPVEPQSNDDEFISPLRGLDNVLLTPHVGGSTAEAQENIGIEVAGKLAKYSDNGSTVSAVNFPEVSLPMHKGTSRLLHIHQNRPGILIKINKAFSEKGINIAAQYLQTTADIGYVVMEVDTHQAEEALVELKAIEGTLRTRVLF, encoded by the coding sequence ATGGCGAAACACTCGCTTGACAAGGATAAGATCAAGATCCTGTTGTTGGAAGGCGTCCACCAATCTGCGGTAGATGTATTTGAACGTGCTGGATATTCTAATATTGAATATCACAAAGCCTCCCTTGGCGATGAAGCCCTGCTTGAAGCCATCAAAGATGCGCATTTTGTTGGCATCCGTTCCCGTACCCAACTCACAGCCGACGTGCTAAAGCGCGCTGAAAAACTGATTGCAATTGGTTGTTTCTGTATCGGAACAAACCAAGTGGACTTAGCAACTGCCGAATCTCTCGGTATCCCAGTATTTAACGCCCCATTCTCTAATACCCGCAGCGTGGCTGAGCTGGTATTAGGTGAGATCATCATGCTAATGCGTGGTATCCCTGAACGTAACGCCATTGCTCACCGTGGTGGCTGGATGAAGACAGCTGCAGGCAGCTACGAAGTCCGTGGTAAAACCTTAGGCGTGATTGGCTACGGTCATATTGGAACTCAGCTCGGTATTCTGGCTGAAACCTTAGGTATGCGTGTGGTGTTCTTTGATATCGAAGACAAACTGCCACTGGGTAATGCCCAGCAAATCCATTCGCTAGAGCAGTTATTAGGTATGGCCGATGTCATCAGCTTGCACGTCCCAGAAACGGCACAAACCAAGGACATGATCAGTACCGCCGAATTTGCCGCCATGCGCAAGGGCAGTATCTTTATTAACGCCTCACGGGGTACTGTGGTAGATATCGATGCGTTAACGGTCGCCATCAAAGAGCGCCACCTTGCAGGTGCCGCTATCGACGTATTCCCTGTCGAGCCACAATCAAACGATGATGAATTTATCAGTCCATTACGTGGTTTAGACAACGTACTTCTGACACCTCACGTAGGTGGTAGCACAGCTGAAGCGCAGGAAAACATCGGTATCGAGGTTGCAGGCAAGCTGGCGAAATACTCAGACAACGGTTCAACGGTATCTGCAGTTAACTTCCCAGAAGTATCGCTGCCAATGCACAAAGGCACTTCTCGCCTACTGCACATCCACCAAAACCGCCCTGGTATCCTCATCAAAATCAACAAAGCCTTCTCTGAAAAAGGCATCAACATTGCCGCACAGTACCTGCAAACCACTGCAGATATTGGTTACGTGGTGATGGAAGTTGATACGCATCAGGCCGAAGAGGCTCTGGTAGAGCTTAAAGCGATTGAAGGCACATTACGCACCCGCGTTCTCTTCTAA
- the ygfZ gene encoding tRNA-modifying protein YgfZ, which yields MTISVSTPTWALDASLPPLMIANLSHLGLIKIVGEQGRTFIHGQVTTDIVSLAKDQWRWGAHCDPKGKMIASFRTFAIDDALFMLMPRDTVAIDLPQLQKYAVFSKATLTNASDELVLLGVAGDEAKAFVEARFGAITLELTVTEQGTIIKDAERYILALTPETAADIAASVESVFDASAWQAIEILAGYPNLAASHANQYVPQMCNLQAVNGISFNKGCYMGQETVARMKYRGGNKRALYILQGHTSLTVDLETALEIAMEDGFRRGGQIIEFVQRGNQVLLTAVLANDTESDAKLRFAEDEQSSLSILPLPYSLED from the coding sequence ATGACTATTTCAGTTTCTACCCCAACTTGGGCGCTAGACGCTTCTTTACCTCCTCTGATGATCGCCAACCTCAGCCACCTAGGCCTTATCAAAATTGTCGGCGAACAGGGTCGCACTTTTATCCACGGTCAGGTCACTACCGACATCGTCTCCTTAGCGAAGGATCAATGGCGCTGGGGCGCACACTGCGATCCTAAGGGTAAGATGATTGCCAGTTTCCGCACCTTTGCCATTGACGATGCGCTGTTTATGCTGATGCCAAGGGATACCGTTGCCATCGACTTGCCACAGTTACAAAAATACGCCGTGTTTAGCAAAGCGACTCTTACCAATGCTTCCGACGAATTAGTGCTGTTAGGGGTTGCGGGAGATGAGGCAAAGGCCTTTGTGGAGGCCCGTTTTGGCGCTATCACCCTAGAGCTCACTGTCACTGAACAAGGAACCATTATTAAGGATGCTGAGCGCTATATTTTGGCATTAACCCCAGAGACTGCGGCTGATATCGCCGCTAGCGTCGAGTCAGTATTTGATGCCAGCGCTTGGCAAGCAATCGAAATCCTCGCAGGCTATCCTAACCTCGCGGCATCCCACGCCAATCAATATGTGCCGCAAATGTGCAACCTTCAGGCAGTGAATGGCATTAGCTTTAACAAGGGCTGTTATATGGGCCAAGAAACCGTTGCTCGGATGAAATACCGTGGCGGCAATAAACGCGCCCTGTATATTCTCCAGGGACACACCTCATTGACTGTGGATCTTGAAACAGCCCTTGAAATCGCCATGGAAGACGGATTCCGTCGCGGTGGGCAGATCATTGAATTCGTCCAACGGGGTAACCAAGTGCTATTAACTGCGGTATTGGCCAACGATACCGAGAGTGATGCCAAACTGCGCTTTGCCGAAGATGAACAGTCAAGCCTGAGCATTTTGCCGCTACCCTATTCGCTAGAAGATTAA
- a CDS encoding response regulator produces the protein MEKATILVVDDTPENIDILVGILGNDYKVKVAIDGPRALALVAKTLPDLILLDVMMPGMNGYEVCKLLKQEPMTCHIPVIFVTALSEAADETQGFELGAVDYITKPVSAPVVKARVRTHLALYDQKRLLEQQVKERTQELEETRFEIIRRLGRAAEYKDNETGLHVVRMSHYARLLAIQLGLPATFCDLLYNAAPMHDIGKIGTPDAVLKKPDKLDAEEWEIMQQHATIGAEIIGEHGDPLLQMARRIALTHHEKWDGSGYPKGLKGESIPIEGRIVAIADVFDALTSRRPYKQPWTIEATINLLEEQAGKHFDPKLVEEFKKILPEVIAIRDDYLEH, from the coding sequence ATGGAAAAAGCAACGATTTTAGTCGTAGATGATACACCTGAAAACATTGATATTTTAGTTGGGATTTTGGGCAACGATTATAAGGTAAAAGTGGCCATTGATGGGCCGAGGGCATTGGCACTGGTTGCCAAAACTCTACCTGATTTGATTTTGCTCGACGTGATGATGCCGGGGATGAATGGTTATGAGGTGTGTAAGCTACTAAAGCAGGAGCCTATGACCTGTCATATTCCGGTTATCTTTGTGACTGCACTTTCTGAGGCCGCTGACGAGACTCAGGGCTTTGAACTGGGGGCCGTTGATTACATCACTAAACCGGTCAGTGCGCCTGTGGTTAAGGCGCGGGTGAGAACCCATTTAGCACTCTATGATCAAAAGCGTTTGCTGGAGCAACAGGTCAAAGAGCGTACTCAGGAACTTGAAGAAACCCGTTTCGAAATCATTCGGCGCCTCGGCCGTGCTGCTGAATATAAAGACAATGAAACGGGCCTGCACGTTGTTCGCATGAGCCATTATGCAAGGTTGTTAGCAATTCAATTAGGCTTACCTGCAACCTTCTGCGATTTACTCTATAACGCTGCCCCTATGCATGATATTGGTAAAATTGGCACCCCAGATGCGGTACTGAAAAAACCTGATAAACTCGATGCTGAAGAGTGGGAAATCATGCAGCAGCATGCCACTATTGGCGCCGAAATCATCGGGGAACACGGTGATCCTTTATTGCAAATGGCGAGACGTATCGCCTTAACCCACCACGAAAAATGGGATGGTTCGGGTTATCCAAAGGGCTTAAAGGGAGAGAGTATTCCTATTGAAGGTCGCATAGTGGCGATAGCCGATGTGTTCGATGCGCTTACCTCGAGGCGGCCCTATAAACAACCTTGGACAATCGAGGCAACCATTAACCTGCTCGAAGAGCAAGCAGGTAAGCACTTCGACCCTAAACTGGTTGAAGAGTTTAAGAAGATCCTGCCCGAAGTTATCGCGATCCGTGACGACTATTTGGAGCATTAA
- a CDS encoding PAS domain S-box protein translates to MDKSKLRTFRSRILSHIALPLILIMTGVYMINAWFSYRSSERVVYEKLSQDSAAAANKLQQLLERAQANTQGLADFITLLADKGDMNDPAKLKQVMISRLERNPDFFGTSVAFKENTFPGKRLFSPYVHRTENGFNYLDIGADGYDYTDGKWDWWSNAINQPGGYWSKAYFDEGGGNALMITYSVPFGPADNFTGVATVDLDLERLPEQLGIAGDKLVVLDDQSRLIYHKDRDKVLKSTPAQWLDINSNRNSEFWSLQQKGESGQASFVDAKGTVNLASVSKVPKLNWHVIIAVPQKDIFTSMMDELAAIVLNLCLLTLLLILTCYVAAKRLTRPLELLEAGFVAFGQGKARRLDIPDGAVSEIVTLSESFNHMADLLDEREQAILDSRGNRFARLIDGMSDKSFYCSLNPDGQLAQVSDGVTKVLGISPDLLKRKYERLFSANSLNEQNWEYTNIALRGKNVPPHQVELLNADGQLRRLDLFMQPLLTDTGEVMSVEMLFTDVTEQFSAAAWSNAVLEAAPEAMLIVDQSGQIIFTNTQCQQLFGYNPQEMLEMQIEALLPEDLKQTHMKERIQFFKEGRDRPMANARNVRALKADGEEFIAEVALSTLPVDINGRKQVAASIRDMTQKLAVEQKVRDSELRFRGLVTNIPGAVYRTRIGEEWVMEYVSDNIVDITGYAASQFIENRQRTFASLILEEDLPECHKHIDRALAEQETFEVEYRIRHRDGSIRWVHEKGKASYSEDGFPLWFDGSIDDITESKLALVELEFSRKQLTSITESIPCTVYQLRWISPSERSFTFLSGAAFHMLGQHREDLIENFNLIAERIFDDERADIVLALTGKSDDRLQWVREFRYRHPNGSIRWMEAGASGFAEDDGAMIWNGYIMDITSRKKIEEELEVSEAHFRALFDGSAISIVNVDIKGVILDCNDQYCIEMGQSREELCGNSIFEVLSLQNKEEAKAQFKELAEGRVSEYRGERRFVRQNGELLWMSVNVSALYDGQGQFESAVVSMVDMTELKTLSNELMMAKEEADAASKAKGDFLANMSHEIRTPMNAIIGMSQLCLQTELDTKQRNYVEKIERASKALLSIINDILDFSKIEAGKLDIESVPFQLDTMLEDLSDMFSEKAANKQLELLFAVSPNVPRHLFGDSLRLGQVLINLMNNAIKFTERGEVLLSLNLVEQMNDDVVLRFSVRDSGIGLTEEQQAKLFKSFSQADTSTTRKYGGTGLGLAICKQLVELMGGTIGVESQFGHGSTFYFTVKLHISSGQKLAISQELEGMPILVVDDNATARDIMRTTLESMGFRVDTVRSGEEAVTRCTQQDYAVALIDWKMPQMDGLETARQMINQAKNPPKILMVSAHANQEFLHQIEELDLAGYISKPISPSRLLDGIMNAIGRTGVLPVRRNNETLDPNMLIPLKGKRILLVEDNEMNIEVATEFLEQVGVILSIATNGQIALDKLAQQSFDLVLMDCQMPVMDGYQATKALRKRPELADLPVIAMTANAMAGDREKCIEAGMNDHVAKPIEVNILYQTLLDYLGDKALPAQENTEPAAEVKAKPINTDPSDVVKWPEHPELDIDRGLQLVQNSTRLYQRIFDRFASSQRNVVEQVNKAMSAGKSDEAVRIAHTLKGLAGNLSSNKLVALARQLEQNLGESAPYQEELDQIKVLVASICDAIDRAKPQAVEVEVSDVAQLPKEELVQALTSLIKSLEEADSDAVAQIDALKPQVSTNLWRQLSPALTMINQYQFDEAIDLINDVLADLGS, encoded by the coding sequence ATGGACAAAAGTAAACTTCGTACTTTCCGCAGTAGGATTCTATCCCATATCGCACTGCCTTTGATTCTGATTATGACGGGCGTTTATATGATAAACGCTTGGTTTAGCTATCGTTCTTCCGAAAGAGTCGTCTACGAAAAACTCTCGCAGGATTCAGCTGCGGCTGCAAATAAGCTACAACAATTGCTTGAACGTGCCCAAGCGAACACCCAAGGTTTGGCTGATTTTATTACGCTGCTCGCGGATAAAGGCGATATGAACGATCCTGCAAAACTTAAGCAGGTAATGATCAGCAGATTAGAACGAAATCCAGACTTTTTTGGCACATCGGTTGCGTTTAAAGAGAATACTTTTCCGGGCAAACGCCTGTTCTCTCCCTATGTTCACCGTACTGAAAACGGCTTTAATTATCTCGATATTGGCGCAGATGGTTATGACTACACGGATGGTAAATGGGACTGGTGGAGCAATGCCATCAATCAGCCTGGCGGTTACTGGTCTAAGGCCTATTTTGATGAGGGCGGTGGCAATGCGCTGATGATTACCTATTCAGTGCCCTTTGGGCCAGCCGATAATTTCACTGGGGTTGCAACAGTCGACCTCGATCTCGAGCGATTACCCGAACAGCTTGGCATTGCAGGGGATAAATTAGTCGTACTGGATGATCAAAGTAGACTTATCTATCACAAGGATAGAGATAAGGTCCTCAAATCGACTCCCGCCCAATGGCTCGACATTAACTCAAATCGTAATTCTGAGTTTTGGTCACTGCAACAAAAGGGAGAAAGTGGCCAGGCGAGTTTTGTTGATGCCAAAGGGACAGTTAATCTCGCCAGTGTTTCTAAGGTGCCTAAATTGAATTGGCACGTCATCATTGCAGTGCCGCAGAAGGATATTTTTACCTCAATGATGGATGAGTTGGCAGCGATAGTGCTCAATTTGTGTCTGTTAACACTTCTTCTTATCTTAACCTGCTATGTTGCCGCGAAACGATTAACACGACCATTAGAATTGTTAGAGGCTGGCTTTGTTGCCTTTGGTCAGGGTAAAGCGCGTAGGCTTGACATCCCCGATGGCGCCGTTAGCGAGATAGTGACGCTAAGCGAAAGCTTTAACCACATGGCCGATTTATTGGATGAACGGGAGCAAGCGATTCTTGATTCCCGTGGTAATCGATTTGCCCGTTTGATTGATGGTATGAGCGATAAGTCGTTTTACTGTTCACTCAATCCCGATGGGCAGCTCGCTCAGGTCAGTGATGGGGTGACTAAAGTGTTGGGGATTTCCCCTGACTTGCTAAAGCGCAAATATGAGCGTTTGTTCTCGGCCAATTCACTGAATGAGCAGAATTGGGAATATACCAATATCGCCCTCAGAGGTAAAAATGTGCCTCCCCATCAGGTGGAATTGCTTAATGCGGATGGGCAATTGCGTCGGTTGGATTTGTTTATGCAGCCGCTGCTGACGGATACGGGAGAGGTAATGTCGGTTGAAATGTTATTTACCGATGTTACCGAGCAGTTTTCTGCTGCCGCTTGGTCAAATGCCGTACTGGAAGCCGCACCCGAGGCCATGCTGATTGTGGATCAATCCGGCCAAATCATTTTTACGAATACTCAGTGCCAACAACTGTTTGGATACAATCCTCAAGAAATGCTCGAGATGCAGATTGAGGCGCTGTTACCTGAAGATCTTAAACAAACCCATATGAAGGAGCGAATTCAGTTCTTCAAAGAAGGGCGTGATCGCCCCATGGCAAATGCGCGTAATGTGCGTGCATTGAAGGCCGATGGCGAAGAATTTATTGCAGAAGTTGCCTTGAGTACCTTACCAGTCGATATCAATGGCCGAAAACAGGTGGCAGCATCGATTCGCGACATGACTCAAAAATTGGCGGTTGAGCAAAAAGTCCGTGACAGTGAGCTGCGATTCCGTGGACTTGTTACCAATATTCCCGGTGCAGTATACCGAACTCGAATTGGTGAAGAGTGGGTGATGGAATATGTGAGTGACAATATCGTCGATATTACCGGTTATGCCGCGAGTCAGTTTATTGAAAATCGCCAACGCACATTTGCTTCGTTGATCCTCGAAGAGGATCTGCCCGAATGCCATAAGCATATTGATAGGGCGCTGGCCGAACAAGAAACCTTTGAAGTGGAATATCGTATTCGTCACCGCGATGGCAGTATTCGTTGGGTCCATGAAAAGGGTAAGGCTAGTTATTCCGAGGACGGTTTTCCCCTTTGGTTTGACGGCAGTATCGACGATATAACTGAAAGTAAACTCGCGTTAGTCGAGTTGGAGTTTTCCCGTAAACAGTTAACCAGCATTACCGAATCAATTCCTTGTACCGTGTATCAATTGCGCTGGATATCGCCTTCAGAACGCTCATTTACCTTCCTATCGGGCGCGGCGTTCCATATGTTGGGGCAACACCGTGAGGATCTCATCGAAAACTTCAATCTGATAGCTGAACGCATTTTCGACGATGAACGGGCCGATATCGTGTTAGCACTCACCGGTAAGAGCGACGATAGGCTGCAGTGGGTACGTGAATTCCGCTATCGCCATCCTAACGGTAGCATTCGCTGGATGGAAGCCGGTGCCAGTGGCTTTGCTGAAGATGATGGCGCGATGATTTGGAACGGTTACATCATGGATATTACCTCCCGTAAAAAAATCGAGGAGGAGCTCGAAGTGAGTGAGGCGCACTTCAGGGCACTGTTTGACGGTTCTGCGATCAGTATTGTGAACGTAGATATCAAGGGGGTCATCCTCGACTGTAACGATCAATACTGTATTGAGATGGGGCAAAGTCGCGAGGAGCTTTGTGGCAACTCCATTTTCGAAGTATTAAGCCTGCAGAACAAAGAGGAAGCCAAGGCGCAATTTAAAGAGTTGGCGGAGGGACGCGTTAGCGAATATCGCGGTGAACGGCGCTTTGTTCGCCAAAATGGCGAGCTGCTGTGGATGTCGGTTAACGTCTCTGCGCTGTATGATGGCCAAGGTCAATTTGAATCCGCTGTGGTCAGTATGGTCGATATGACCGAACTGAAAACCTTGTCGAATGAGCTGATGATGGCGAAGGAAGAAGCCGATGCGGCCAGTAAAGCCAAGGGCGACTTCCTTGCCAACATGTCGCACGAAATCCGTACTCCAATGAATGCCATTATTGGTATGTCACAACTATGCTTGCAAACCGAGCTTGATACTAAGCAGCGCAACTATGTCGAAAAAATAGAGCGGGCCTCTAAGGCATTGTTATCGATAATTAACGATATTCTCGACTTCTCGAAAATTGAAGCCGGTAAGCTTGATATCGAGTCCGTGCCCTTCCAGTTAGACACTATGCTCGAAGATCTCAGTGATATGTTCTCCGAGAAAGCCGCAAATAAACAGCTCGAATTGCTGTTTGCGGTTTCCCCCAATGTGCCACGCCACTTGTTCGGCGATTCGCTGCGCCTTGGGCAAGTGCTCATTAATCTAATGAATAATGCGATTAAATTTACTGAGCGCGGTGAAGTACTGTTATCCCTCAATCTAGTCGAGCAAATGAACGATGATGTGGTACTGCGCTTTAGCGTGCGTGACAGTGGTATCGGTTTAACTGAGGAGCAACAGGCCAAACTGTTTAAATCCTTTAGTCAGGCGGATACTTCAACCACCCGTAAGTACGGAGGCACAGGTCTTGGGTTAGCTATTTGTAAACAATTGGTCGAATTGATGGGCGGAACCATCGGGGTGGAGAGTCAGTTTGGCCATGGTAGCACCTTCTATTTTACGGTTAAGTTGCATATTTCTAGTGGTCAAAAATTGGCTATCTCTCAAGAGCTAGAAGGCATGCCGATATTGGTGGTCGATGATAACGCCACCGCCCGTGACATTATGCGCACCACTCTTGAAAGTATGGGCTTCAGAGTCGATACCGTGCGATCCGGTGAGGAGGCTGTTACCCGTTGCACCCAGCAGGATTACGCAGTGGCGTTGATAGATTGGAAAATGCCGCAAATGGATGGACTCGAAACTGCGCGGCAAATGATTAACCAAGCGAAGAATCCTCCTAAGATTTTGATGGTGTCGGCCCATGCAAACCAAGAGTTCTTACATCAAATAGAAGAGCTTGATCTGGCGGGTTACATCAGTAAGCCCATTAGTCCCTCAAGACTCCTCGACGGCATTATGAACGCCATAGGTCGAACCGGTGTGTTACCGGTTAGGCGTAATAATGAGACGCTTGACCCTAATATGCTCATTCCGCTCAAGGGCAAACGTATTCTATTGGTTGAAGACAACGAGATGAATATTGAAGTGGCGACCGAGTTTTTGGAGCAGGTTGGCGTCATCTTATCGATTGCTACGAATGGCCAAATAGCATTAGATAAACTCGCTCAGCAGAGTTTTGACTTGGTGCTCATGGATTGCCAAATGCCAGTAATGGATGGGTATCAAGCCACTAAAGCCTTGCGTAAACGTCCGGAATTAGCCGATTTGCCTGTGATTGCGATGACGGCAAATGCCATGGCTGGAGATAGGGAAAAATGCATCGAAGCAGGCATGAATGATCATGTAGCTAAGCCGATTGAAGTGAATATTCTTTATCAAACTCTGCTCGATTATTTAGGGGACAAAGCGTTGCCCGCACAGGAGAATACAGAGCCTGCAGCAGAAGTTAAAGCCAAACCTATCAATACCGATCCATCGGATGTGGTGAAATGGCCTGAACATCCAGAACTGGATATCGACAGGGGATTACAGTTAGTTCAAAACTCGACTCGTTTATATCAGCGGATTTTCGATCGTTTCGCTAGCAGTCAGCGTAATGTCGTTGAGCAAGTGAATAAGGCCATGTCTGCAGGTAAGTCCGATGAGGCGGTCCGAATTGCCCACACACTTAAGGGACTGGCTGGTAACTTGAGCTCGAATAAATTGGTTGCCCTTGCGCGGCAGCTAGAACAAAACCTCGGTGAAAGTGCTCCCTATCAAGAAGAGCTAGACCAAATTAAAGTGTTAGTGGCTTCAATTTGTGATGCCATTGATAGGGCAAAACCCCAAGCGGTGGAAGTGGAAGTGTCTGATGTTGCACAGTTACCCAAGGAAGAATTGGTTCAAGCCTTAACGTCGTTAATTAAGAGCTTAGAAGAGGCTGACTCGGACGCGGTTGCACAAATTGATGCTTTAAAACCCCAAGTCAGCACGAATTTATGGCGGCAGTTAAGCCCAGCCCTGACTATGATTAATCAATACCAATTCGATGAGGCCATCGATTTGATCAATGATGTTCTCGCTGATTTAGGCTCTTAG
- a CDS encoding alanine/glycine:cation symporter family protein, with amino-acid sequence MSFEAVLSELNGIVWGPITLCLLVGTGVYLSARLKLIQVLRLPMALGLLFKPAKGQGDLSSFAALCTALSATIGTGNIVGVATAIKMGGPGALFWMWLAAFFGMATKYAECMLAVKYRTIDKRGQIAGGPMYYIERGLGLPWMAKLFALFGVGVAFFGIGTFAQVNAISDALTIAFEVPTWVTALVLTLLVATVTLGGVQRISNVAQKVVPAMSIGYVLACLWILISFNDAIVPALSLVIESAFTPVSAVGGFLGATVAQAIQMGIARGVFSNESGLGSAPIAAAAAKTKEPVEQGLVSMTGTFFDTLIICTMTGLVLIITGVWNGETAGAAMTSAAFSMGSSALIGQYLVTIALVCFAFTTILGWHYYGERCWYYLVGERGLRIYQLLFLGLIAGGAFIKLDLVWLLADTVNGLMAIPNLIAIIGLRKVIITETQLYFSRMFDKSVVEAAY; translated from the coding sequence ATGAGCTTTGAAGCTGTACTCAGCGAGCTAAATGGCATCGTCTGGGGACCCATTACCTTATGTTTGCTGGTGGGAACCGGCGTCTATCTCAGCGCACGCCTTAAATTAATCCAAGTATTACGTCTGCCTATGGCATTAGGTTTGTTATTTAAACCCGCTAAAGGTCAAGGTGACTTATCTTCCTTTGCTGCGCTTTGTACTGCACTCTCGGCCACCATTGGAACTGGTAACATCGTTGGGGTGGCCACCGCAATTAAGATGGGCGGGCCCGGGGCATTATTTTGGATGTGGCTTGCGGCCTTTTTTGGTATGGCGACTAAATATGCCGAGTGTATGCTTGCCGTCAAATACCGCACTATCGATAAACGTGGGCAAATAGCCGGCGGCCCTATGTATTACATTGAGCGCGGTTTGGGGCTCCCTTGGATGGCAAAACTCTTCGCCCTCTTCGGTGTGGGGGTAGCCTTTTTCGGTATCGGTACTTTTGCCCAAGTTAATGCGATCAGCGATGCCCTAACCATTGCCTTTGAAGTGCCGACTTGGGTGACCGCACTCGTGTTGACTTTACTTGTGGCGACAGTGACTTTAGGGGGCGTGCAGCGCATTTCTAATGTGGCTCAAAAGGTCGTACCTGCGATGTCGATTGGATATGTGCTCGCTTGCTTGTGGATCCTTATAAGCTTTAATGATGCCATTGTTCCCGCACTGAGTCTGGTGATTGAGTCTGCCTTTACGCCCGTTTCTGCCGTTGGTGGATTTTTAGGGGCAACCGTTGCACAGGCAATTCAAATGGGAATTGCACGCGGTGTATTTTCCAATGAATCAGGCCTTGGCAGTGCCCCCATTGCGGCGGCTGCGGCTAAGACCAAGGAGCCCGTCGAGCAAGGGCTGGTGAGCATGACGGGCACCTTTTTCGACACTCTTATCATCTGCACTATGACGGGATTAGTACTTATTATCACCGGCGTGTGGAACGGTGAAACCGCAGGGGCAGCTATGACCAGCGCTGCCTTTAGCATGGGCAGTTCGGCGCTTATTGGGCAGTATTTAGTGACCATAGCGTTAGTGTGTTTCGCCTTTACGACCATTTTAGGTTGGCATTATTACGGAGAGCGCTGCTGGTATTATTTGGTGGGTGAACGTGGCCTCAGAATCTACCAGTTGCTTTTCCTTGGACTCATCGCTGGAGGTGCTTTTATTAAACTGGATCTGGTATGGCTACTGGCCGACACGGTGAATGGTTTGATGGCTATCCCGAATTTGATTGCCATTATTGGTCTTAGAAAGGTGATTATCACTGAAACTCAACTGTATTTCAGTCGAATGTTTGATAAAAGTGTTGTGGAAGCCGCTTATTAA
- a CDS encoding ABC transporter ATP-binding protein, whose protein sequence is MTVVAQLTQVSKSFRDGELRHSVLQAVDLTLHAGETIALTGPSGSGKSTLLNLIAGFEKPDQGQISLNQQPTHEWQDAHWSQFRRQSLGVVFQQFNLLTPLNVKNNIAFPLQLNGKTWSEWCDYLVEKLGLEAMLHRSVEALSGGQQQRVAIARALAHKPSLLLADEPTGNLDDVSGKQVMSLLCELAKESKTSILMVTHSEECAAFMQKRWHLSHGNVAIYG, encoded by the coding sequence ATGACAGTCGTCGCCCAACTGACCCAGGTTTCTAAAAGCTTTCGCGATGGCGAGCTTCGCCACAGCGTATTGCAAGCCGTCGATTTAACCCTTCACGCGGGTGAAACTATCGCATTGACCGGCCCCAGTGGCAGCGGCAAAAGCACACTACTCAATTTGATTGCCGGATTTGAAAAACCAGACCAAGGTCAGATATCACTGAATCAGCAACCCACCCATGAATGGCAAGATGCCCACTGGAGTCAGTTTAGGCGCCAATCTTTAGGCGTCGTATTTCAGCAATTTAATTTACTCACGCCTCTCAATGTAAAAAACAACATTGCCTTTCCGTTGCAATTGAACGGTAAGACATGGTCAGAATGGTGTGATTATCTGGTCGAAAAACTTGGGCTTGAAGCAATGCTGCATAGATCCGTAGAGGCGCTATCCGGCGGCCAACAACAGCGAGTTGCCATTGCCCGAGCACTGGCCCATAAACCCAGTTTATTGCTGGCCGATGAGCCGACGGGCAACCTCGATGATGTGTCGGGAAAACAGGTAATGTCACTCCTTTGTGAGCTCGCAAAAGAAAGTAAAACCAGTATTTTGATGGTGACGCACAGCGAAGAGTGCGCAGCCTTTATGCAAAAACGCTGGCACTTGTCCCATGGCAATGTCGCCATTTACGGTTAA